One Gloeocapsa sp. DLM2.Bin57 DNA window includes the following coding sequences:
- a CDS encoding alpha/beta hydrolase: MAKIDILGFPHVYDFTKEDSQTDAPVLVFIHGWLLSKTYWQPLIELLSPQYPCLRYDLRGFGDSQIDDIQKPLTYTLQSYAQDISVLLTKLNIEQAWLIGHSLGGSIAIWGAKSCPDRVKGVICLNSGGGIYLKEEFERFRNAGAKLVKRRPPWLAYLPLLDLLFARAMVARPLSRYWGRQRLLDFLKANEQAALATLMDSTTEQEVHLLPQVVASLSQPVYFLAGTEDKIMELKYVQHLASFHQLFQANANNVLTIPDCGHLGMLEQPFLVSKYILGLLKETVKS; this comes from the coding sequence ATGGCGAAGATTGATATATTGGGGTTTCCCCATGTTTACGACTTTACCAAAGAAGACTCTCAAACTGATGCACCTGTTCTGGTTTTTATTCATGGTTGGCTGTTGAGTAAGACTTACTGGCAACCTCTGATCGAACTTTTATCGCCTCAATATCCTTGTTTGCGTTATGATTTAAGAGGGTTTGGTGATTCTCAAATTGATGACATTCAAAAACCACTAACCTATACCCTCCAATCCTATGCTCAAGACATTTCAGTGCTTTTAACTAAATTAAACATCGAACAAGCCTGGTTAATTGGTCATTCTCTCGGTGGTAGTATTGCTATTTGGGGTGCTAAATCTTGTCCTGACCGAGTAAAAGGAGTAATTTGTTTAAACTCAGGAGGAGGTATTTACCTTAAAGAAGAGTTTGAACGTTTTCGCAACGCAGGAGCAAAACTAGTTAAACGACGTCCACCCTGGTTAGCTTATCTACCTTTGCTGGATTTATTATTTGCTAGAGCTATGGTGGCTCGTCCTTTGTCTCGTTATTGGGGACGTCAACGTTTATTGGATTTTCTTAAAGCCAATGAACAAGCAGCCCTAGCTACTTTAATGGATAGTACCACAGAACAAGAAGTACATCTTCTACCACAGGTTGTAGCTAGTCTCAGTCAACCTGTTTACTTTTTAGCAGGAACAGAAGATAAAATTATGGAACTTAAATATGTACAACATTTAGCTAGTTTTCATCAATTATTTCAAGCTAATGCTAATAATGTCTTAACTATTCCTGATTGTGGTCATTTAGGTATGTTAGAACAACCATTTTTAGTCAGTAAGTATATATTGGGTCTCTTAAAAGAAACAGTCAAATCTTAG
- the proB gene encoding glutamate 5-kinase, giving the protein MSQPQTLVVKIGTSSLSDVNTGKLALSTIANLVENLTSLRNQGHRVVLVSSGAVGIGCSRLNIKSRPRKIAQKQAVAAVGQGRLIRVYDDLFNSLDQPIAQILLTRRDIVNRNSYVNIFNTFTELLELGVIPIVNENDTVAIEELKFGDNDTLSALVASLINADWLFILTDVDRLYSADPRVFPGAQPIILVNNQDLAQLDVDADNKGSQWGTGGMATKLSAARIATSAGVRTVITQGKYPENILKILNGEMLGTQFEPANSSENARKRWIANVLIPAGKLYLDEGAVQAITKGGKSLLPAGITAVDGNFSGNDVVRLCDQTGAEIARGIVNYSSTEIQQIKGQKSTQISLLLGYLGPETIVHRDNLVVKD; this is encoded by the coding sequence ATGAGTCAGCCCCAAACTCTGGTAGTTAAAATTGGGACATCCAGTTTAAGTGACGTCAATACAGGTAAATTAGCCCTATCTACAATTGCCAATCTCGTAGAAAATCTCACCTCTTTACGTAATCAAGGACATCGAGTGGTTTTGGTATCTTCTGGAGCAGTAGGGATTGGCTGTAGTCGATTAAATATTAAAAGCAGACCTCGTAAAATAGCCCAAAAACAAGCAGTAGCAGCTGTTGGACAAGGACGTCTTATTCGTGTTTACGACGATTTGTTTAACAGTCTTGACCAACCTATTGCTCAAATCCTTCTGACTCGTCGTGATATCGTTAATCGCAATTCTTATGTAAATATTTTTAATACTTTTACGGAATTATTGGAACTCGGAGTCATACCTATAGTTAATGAAAATGATACCGTAGCCATTGAAGAGTTAAAATTTGGTGATAATGATACTCTCTCTGCTTTAGTAGCTAGTTTAATTAATGCAGACTGGTTATTTATCTTAACGGATGTAGATAGGTTATATTCAGCAGATCCGCGGGTTTTTCCCGGTGCTCAACCTATTATTCTAGTTAATAATCAAGATTTAGCCCAATTAGATGTAGATGCAGATAATAAAGGCTCTCAATGGGGTACAGGTGGGATGGCGACTAAACTTAGTGCAGCCCGTATAGCTACTAGTGCAGGGGTAAGAACGGTTATTACTCAGGGAAAATATCCTGAAAATATCTTAAAAATTCTTAATGGTGAAATGCTCGGTACTCAATTTGAACCTGCTAATTCCAGTGAAAATGCTCGTAAACGTTGGATAGCTAATGTGTTAATTCCGGCGGGCAAATTGTACCTCGATGAGGGAGCAGTACAAGCTATCACCAAGGGGGGAAAATCTCTGTTACCTGCGGGAATAACCGCAGTAGATGGTAATTTCTCAGGCAATGATGTAGTACGACTTTGTGACCAGACAGGAGCAGAAATAGCTAGAGGAATTGTTAATTATAGTAGTACTGAAATCCAACAAATCAAAGGACAAAAGTCCACACAAATTTCTTTACTTTTGGGTTATCTAGGTCCAGAAACTATTGTACATCGAGATAATCTAGTTGTAAAAGATTAA
- a CDS encoding YqeG family HAD IIIA-type phosphatase encodes MVNRKLFRADLVLNDNIMALNPEILAKYQLKGLILDVDDTLVPFNSAHIAPEVITWIETIKEKAVIYLVSNNLSHNRIKNIAQTLQLPYIFGARKPSRRKLKQALNIMQLKPEEVAMVGDNILTDVLAGNRLGMVTILVQPVIYHDSPANLLGLEKLKVLFLHLLGVDEPISQQNLTKQDKSS; translated from the coding sequence ATGGTTAATAGAAAGCTTTTTCGAGCTGATTTAGTTTTAAATGATAATATTATGGCTCTCAATCCCGAAATTTTAGCTAAATATCAGCTTAAGGGATTAATTTTAGACGTAGATGACACCTTAGTACCTTTTAACAGTGCACATATTGCTCCAGAAGTTATCACCTGGATAGAAACCATTAAAGAAAAAGCGGTTATCTATTTAGTTAGTAATAATCTGAGTCATAATCGTATTAAAAATATTGCTCAAACATTACAATTGCCTTATATTTTTGGCGCTCGTAAACCTTCCCGTCGTAAGCTTAAACAAGCTTTAAATATCATGCAGTTAAAACCTGAAGAAGTAGCTATGGTGGGAGATAATATCCTAACTGATGTTTTAGCGGGTAACCGTCTCGGTATGGTTACTATTTTAGTACAACCTGTTATTTATCACGATAGTCCAGCTAATCTCCTTGGCTTAGAAAAGCTGAAAGTTTTGTTTTTACATTTATTGGGGGTTGATGAACCAATCTCGCAACAAAACTTAACAAAACAAGATAAATCCTCATAA
- a CDS encoding class I SAM-dependent methyltransferase — MATILRRWSYQYPPLYDGISRLATLPLGGERRFRSLALQGLSLTPSTQILDLCCGSGQTTAILADFSDHVTGLDISPVALERAKRRVPQANYVEGLAQSLPIADEQFDLVHTSVALHEMTPTELKLIFREVVRVLKPGGIFTFIDIHRPDNWLFFPPLAVFCWLFETETAWMLLNSDLTVKLESAGLQVLREQFYLGGSLQVIQSQKNG; from the coding sequence TTGGCTACAATTTTGAGACGTTGGAGTTATCAATATCCGCCTCTATATGACGGTATCTCCCGTTTAGCAACTTTACCCCTTGGGGGTGAGAGACGGTTTCGCAGTTTAGCCTTACAAGGGTTATCACTAACACCGTCAACTCAAATTTTAGATTTATGTTGTGGTTCTGGACAAACTACAGCTATTTTAGCAGATTTTTCAGATCATGTAACTGGGTTAGATATCTCACCTGTAGCTTTAGAGAGAGCTAAAAGGAGAGTTCCTCAAGCTAACTATGTAGAAGGGTTAGCACAAAGTCTCCCTATTGCTGATGAGCAATTTGACTTAGTACATACTAGTGTAGCTCTTCATGAAATGACCCCTACAGAGTTAAAATTGATCTTTAGAGAAGTAGTGCGAGTTTTAAAACCTGGGGGAATTTTTACCTTTATCGACATACATCGTCCTGATAATTGGTTATTTTTTCCTCCTCTGGCTGTCTTTTGTTGGTTATTTGAAACGGAAACAGCGTGGATGTTATTAAATAGCGATTTAACTGTTAAGTTGGAATCTGCAGGTTTACAGGTTTTACGCGAACAATTTTATCTTGGTGGTAGTTTACAAGTGATTCAAAGTCAAAAAAATGGTTAA
- a CDS encoding ferrochelatase — protein sequence MSRVGVLLLNLGGPEQIEDVRPFLYNLFADPEIIRLPFPWLQKPLAWLISTLRAKKSQKNYLEIGGGSPLRRITEAQGTALAEVLANQGQDVRVYVGMRYWHPYTEEAIAKIKSDQITNLVILPLYPQFSISTSGSSFRVLEEMWLEDPSLGNLEYTLIPSWYDHPGYLQAMADLIATELDQFSNPEQVHVFFSAHGVPQSYVEEAGDPYQREIEECTRLIMKTLNRSNPYTLAYQSRVGPVEWLKPYTEDALQELGAQGIKDLVVVPISFVSEHIETLQEIDLEYREIAEEAGIDNFARVPALNTDAQFINALASLVTEALNKDACTFREVIRPTKNMKMYPQERWQWGLTTTAEVWNGRLAMIGFIALLIELISGHGPLHFVGIL from the coding sequence ATGAGCCGTGTTGGGGTTCTCTTATTGAACTTAGGTGGTCCTGAACAAATAGAAGATGTTCGCCCCTTTTTATATAATCTCTTTGCTGATCCAGAAATCATTCGTTTACCCTTTCCTTGGTTGCAAAAACCACTAGCTTGGTTGATTTCGACTTTAAGAGCTAAAAAATCTCAAAAAAATTACCTAGAAATCGGGGGAGGGTCGCCCTTACGTCGTATAACTGAAGCTCAAGGAACAGCTTTAGCAGAAGTTTTGGCTAATCAAGGTCAAGATGTAAGAGTCTATGTGGGTATGCGCTATTGGCACCCCTATACAGAAGAAGCGATCGCTAAAATTAAAAGTGACCAAATTACTAATCTAGTCATATTGCCATTGTATCCGCAGTTTTCCATCAGTACTAGTGGCTCAAGTTTTCGAGTCCTTGAGGAAATGTGGTTAGAAGATCCTAGTTTAGGCAATCTAGAATATACCTTAATTCCCTCTTGGTATGATCACCCAGGCTATTTACAAGCTATGGCTGATTTAATCGCTACCGAATTAGATCAGTTTAGCAATCCTGAACAAGTTCATGTTTTCTTTAGTGCTCACGGTGTTCCCCAAAGTTATGTAGAGGAAGCAGGTGACCCCTATCAAAGGGAAATTGAAGAATGCACTCGTTTAATTATGAAAACCCTCAATCGCTCTAACCCCTATACTTTAGCTTATCAGAGTCGAGTAGGTCCAGTAGAATGGCTTAAACCATATACAGAAGATGCTCTACAAGAATTGGGGGCTCAAGGAATTAAAGACTTAGTAGTTGTTCCCATTAGTTTTGTGTCTGAGCATATAGAAACTTTACAAGAAATTGATCTAGAATATCGTGAAATCGCCGAAGAAGCGGGTATAGATAATTTTGCTAGAGTTCCTGCTTTAAATACTGATGCTCAGTTTATTAATGCCTTAGCTAGTTTGGTGACCGAAGCTTTAAATAAAGATGCTTGTACTTTTAGAGAAGTTATTAGGCCTACTAAAAATATGAAAATGTACCCCCAAGAGCGTTGGCAATGGGGATTGACTACCACCGCTGAGGTTTGGAATGGTCGTTTAGCAATGATTGGGTTTATTGCTTTATTGATTGAGTTAATTAGTGGTCATGGTCCTTTGCATTTTGTGGGTATTTTATAG
- a CDS encoding septum formation inhibitor Maf → MKPPNFVLASASVARKRLLQSVGIDPIISKSGFDESTINHDDPVELVNTLAQCKAEIVAKQFTDALVLGCDSLLSVGGEIHGKPETKTEAIARWQQMTGQQGNLYTGHCLIAPGGEQILHCGVTQVYFGAIALDTIKAYVDSGEPLNCAGAFALEGKGGLLVDRLEGCHSNVIGLSLPLLRQMLQDLGYPLTLFWD, encoded by the coding sequence ATGAAACCTCCTAATTTTGTCTTAGCTTCTGCTTCTGTTGCTCGTAAACGTTTATTACAAAGCGTTGGTATTGATCCTATCATCTCTAAAAGTGGTTTTGACGAATCCACCATTAATCATGACGATCCTGTGGAGTTAGTCAATACTTTGGCTCAATGTAAAGCTGAAATCGTCGCCAAACAATTTACCGATGCTCTAGTTTTAGGTTGTGATTCTTTATTATCAGTAGGTGGAGAAATCCACGGTAAACCCGAGACTAAAACCGAGGCGATCGCCCGTTGGCAACAAATGACTGGTCAACAGGGGAATCTATATACTGGTCATTGTTTAATAGCTCCTGGTGGAGAACAAATCTTACATTGTGGCGTAACTCAGGTTTATTTTGGAGCGATCGCCCTAGATACTATTAAAGCTTACGTAGATAGCGGAGAGCCTCTCAATTGTGCGGGAGCATTTGCTCTAGAGGGTAAAGGAGGTTTATTAGTCGATCGCCTTGAAGGTTGTCATAGTAATGTCATTGGCTTGAGTTTACCCTTATTAAGACAAATGTTGCAAGACTTAGGTTATCCTCTTACCCTTTTTTGGGATTAA
- a CDS encoding anti-sigma regulatory factor, whose product MAHTKKKDIIFKGKEQLQKQFRLQQRTDLTAATTVLQWLELTLKPLIPEKIYWQCQVALIEAFTNIVRHAHQHLPPSTPIEMQINLYQNYLEMYIWDHGDPFDLFEYLQSINPKQCQSLDKEEGRGLYLIDQLMDELEQKRVTQERNCLVMRKLLDV is encoded by the coding sequence GTGGCGCATACTAAAAAGAAGGACATTATCTTTAAGGGTAAAGAGCAGTTACAGAAACAATTCCGTCTTCAACAGAGGACGGATCTAACTGCCGCAACTACTGTACTACAATGGCTGGAGTTAACTCTGAAGCCATTGATACCAGAGAAGATCTACTGGCAATGTCAAGTAGCATTAATAGAAGCTTTTACTAATATTGTACGTCACGCCCATCAACATCTCCCCCCAAGTACCCCTATAGAAATGCAGATTAATCTGTATCAGAACTATTTGGAGATGTATATCTGGGATCACGGAGATCCCTTTGACTTATTTGAATACTTACAATCTATTAACCCTAAACAGTGTCAATCTCTGGATAAAGAGGAGGGAAGGGGATTATATCTAATTGACCAATTAATGGATGAGTTAGAACAAAAGCGGGTTACTCAGGAAAGGAATTGCTTAGTAATGCGTAAGTTACTAGATGTTTAA
- a CDS encoding STAS domain-containing protein → MTPPKFTIGYSDDHEVSIITLPPRLSAVEAIAFKTTCDELIKQEESLKKIILDCEQTKFIDSSGVGSLVHLLKGTIAKNIELILTNVGTSVQGVLTLTGLSERLIIQPATSVDPANSNNNNSNQDLPETHPSVRSWIKRVIDIVGSLVGLVITGILLIPIAIAIKIDSPGPIFFKQIRCGWLGKKFYIWKFRSMKQDAEKCKAEVLALNKLKDTKMFKSEDDPRITKVGRWLRRTSLDELPQFWNVLKGEMSLVGTRPPTPDEVEQYEVPEWQRLNVKPGMTGEWQVKGRSTIRTFEEVIKLDLDYQHNWSLIYDLKLIIGTVLILFRKNSGAY, encoded by the coding sequence ATGACTCCACCTAAGTTTACAATTGGCTATTCTGATGATCATGAAGTCTCGATCATCACTTTACCTCCCCGTTTAAGTGCTGTAGAAGCGATCGCTTTTAAAACAACCTGTGATGAACTAATCAAACAGGAAGAATCCCTCAAAAAAATTATTCTAGATTGTGAACAAACTAAATTTATCGATAGTAGTGGTGTTGGCTCTTTGGTACACTTACTCAAAGGAACAATAGCTAAAAATATCGAACTGATTTTAACTAATGTAGGAACATCGGTACAAGGAGTACTAACTTTAACAGGTTTATCGGAAAGATTGATAATTCAACCTGCTACTTCAGTTGATCCTGCAAATAGTAATAACAATAATTCTAATCAGGATTTACCAGAAACTCACCCCTCAGTAAGATCTTGGATTAAAAGAGTTATAGATATAGTAGGTAGTTTAGTTGGCTTAGTTATTACAGGAATTTTACTTATACCGATAGCGATCGCTATTAAAATTGATAGTCCAGGTCCAATATTTTTTAAACAAATACGCTGTGGATGGTTAGGGAAAAAATTTTATATCTGGAAGTTTCGCTCAATGAAACAAGATGCGGAAAAATGTAAAGCAGAAGTTTTAGCTCTGAATAAGCTTAAAGATACTAAAATGTTTAAAAGCGAAGACGATCCCCGTATAACTAAAGTCGGTCGTTGGTTACGTAGGACTAGTTTAGACGAATTACCCCAATTTTGGAACGTTCTTAAAGGTGAAATGAGTTTAGTAGGAACAAGACCACCAACTCCCGATGAAGTAGAACAATACGAAGTCCCTGAATGGCAGCGTTTAAACGTTAAACCAGGAATGACCGGAGAATGGCAAGTAAAAGGAAGATCAACGATACGCACATTTGAAGAAGTGATTAAGTTAGACTTAGATTATCAGCATAACTGGAGTCTGATTTACGACCTTAAATTGATCATTGGTACAGTGTTGATTTTGTTTCGGAAAAATAGTGGCGCATACTAA
- a CDS encoding tetratricopeptide repeat protein: MKKTLLLTVISLSVPIGVLAENLADLSQLLSTKQCPMCDLSGSGLVLSNLAGADLRGADLSNANLSQANLTNANLTGANLTGASLYGANLTNANLTGANLHGTDLRKAYLHNSTLVDTNLTTAYVEGAVGIPTYAATVEQFQSWALAETQKGNYQKAIDHFNRALSLDPNLPSAYLGRSLAHYYLGRETEANQDALIAAQLYQEQENTQGYEAAMQVIQGMEMARASTQLQDPGPNYLNLFQGIAGLALRFLIP, from the coding sequence ATGAAAAAAACTCTATTATTAACGGTTATCTCGTTAAGTGTACCTATAGGGGTATTAGCTGAGAATTTAGCTGATCTGAGTCAATTATTATCAACTAAACAATGTCCTATGTGCGATTTGAGTGGCTCAGGGTTGGTGCTGAGTAATCTAGCAGGAGCTGATTTGCGCGGAGCTGATTTAAGTAATGCTAATCTGAGTCAAGCTAATTTGACTAATGCTAATCTCACTGGCGCAAATTTGACAGGAGCTTCTCTATACGGAGCTAATTTGACTAATGCTAATCTCACTGGCGCAAATCTACATGGTACTGATTTGAGGAAAGCCTATCTCCATAATTCTACTCTAGTGGATACTAATTTAACCACAGCTTACGTAGAAGGAGCAGTAGGAATACCAACTTATGCAGCTACTGTAGAACAATTTCAAAGTTGGGCGTTAGCTGAAACTCAAAAAGGTAATTATCAAAAGGCTATTGACCATTTTAACAGGGCTTTAAGTCTAGATCCTAATTTGCCTTCAGCTTATTTAGGGCGATCGCTAGCCCATTATTATTTAGGTAGAGAAACAGAAGCCAATCAAGACGCTTTAATAGCAGCTCAATTATATCAAGAACAAGAAAATACCCAAGGATATGAAGCAGCGATGCAGGTTATTCAAGGTATGGAAATGGCTCGCGCTTCAACCCAGCTTCAAGACCCTGGTCCTAATTATCTCAATTTATTTCAAGGAATTGCCGGGTTAGCTTTGCGCTTTTTAATTCCTTAA
- a CDS encoding dTDP-4-dehydrorhamnose 3,5-epimerase, with protein sequence MGLKHKITIRSLEAFETGKARFYTPQSSDETMLVNISPGVVEDLFVHHFQTDQLLVVKGNLTLVILSNRQYEYIHLTEDKPQVLIIPPGVPHGAINNSTENCLLVNAVIRHGQACAKDYQPLKPPFPYELNKASQKLVQSRLARTLQALT encoded by the coding sequence ATGGGACTAAAACACAAAATTACCATACGTTCTCTAGAAGCGTTTGAAACGGGTAAAGCACGTTTTTATACACCTCAATCTAGTGACGAAACCATGTTAGTCAATATTAGTCCAGGGGTTGTAGAAGATTTATTCGTGCATCATTTTCAAACCGATCAATTATTAGTAGTAAAAGGTAATTTAACCTTAGTAATCCTCTCTAACCGTCAATACGAATATATACACCTAACGGAAGATAAACCCCAAGTCTTGATTATTCCACCAGGTGTACCCCATGGCGCAATTAATAATAGCACGGAAAACTGTTTACTTGTAAATGCGGTTATAAGACATGGTCAAGCCTGTGCTAAAGATTATCAACCGCTCAAACCACCTTTCCCCTATGAATTAAACAAAGCGAGTCAAAAACTAGTACAATCAAGACTAGCTAGAACACTCCAAGCTTTAACCTAA
- a CDS encoding DNA-binding response regulator has translation MALLILIVDDEPGIRLAISDYLELAGYSVISAKNVQEALLMLKTYHPHLLISDIKMPGKDGYELVKQVRQRPEYRLLPVIFLTERNSTQERIHGYKVGCDVYLPKPFELEELEAVVRNLLERTQIVQAEWQFEKKESFDKPGDKPVKKLESNLALTPREEEVLNLLTLGLSNIDIAKKLHLSPRTIEKYVSSLFRKSETNNRTELVRFALENQLVK, from the coding sequence ATGGCACTACTCATCCTAATTGTCGATGATGAACCAGGAATACGTTTAGCAATCAGCGATTATCTAGAATTAGCTGGTTATTCGGTAATTAGTGCTAAAAACGTCCAAGAAGCCCTGTTGATGTTAAAAACCTATCATCCTCACTTGTTAATATCTGACATCAAAATGCCAGGAAAAGATGGTTATGAGTTAGTAAAACAAGTGCGTCAACGTCCAGAATATCGCTTACTTCCCGTTATCTTTCTCACAGAACGCAATAGTACACAAGAAAGAATACATGGCTATAAAGTAGGTTGTGATGTTTATTTACCTAAACCCTTTGAACTAGAAGAACTAGAAGCAGTAGTGCGCAATCTTTTAGAAAGGACACAAATAGTGCAGGCAGAATGGCAATTTGAAAAAAAAGAATCTTTCGATAAACCAGGTGACAAACCTGTAAAAAAACTAGAAAGTAATTTAGCCTTAACCCCAAGAGAAGAAGAGGTCTTAAATTTGTTAACTTTGGGATTATCTAATATAGATATAGCCAAAAAATTACATTTAAGTCCTCGGACAATAGAAAAGTATGTCAGCAGTTTATTTAGAAAAAGTGAGACCAATAATCGTACTGAATTAGTGCGTTTTGCCCTAGAAAATCAGTTAGTTAAATAA
- a CDS encoding alpha/beta hydrolase, giving the protein MSKGFHFFSPVIDRPDLPLLFFLPGMDGTGKLLRKQVKELQRFFNLRCLSIPHNDRSDWETMTKTVINLIEIESQKLNYPDIYLCGESFGGCLALLVGVTIPNLLKRLILVNSASSFPKCPWLSWGIPLTPLIPSFVSAYSNLAFLPWLASVDRIAHSDRQALLAAIQSIPGDIVSWRLSLLRDFALLPQQLNSCTTSVLLIAAARDRLLPSVQESFYLKTQFPNAQLRILPNSGHACLLEQSVNLAQLLMKGNRE; this is encoded by the coding sequence ATGAGTAAAGGTTTTCATTTTTTCTCTCCTGTTATTGATCGACCTGATTTACCTTTATTATTTTTTTTACCTGGTATGGATGGTACCGGTAAATTATTACGTAAACAGGTAAAAGAATTGCAAAGGTTTTTTAATCTTCGTTGTCTTTCTATTCCTCATAACGATCGCAGTGATTGGGAAACTATGACTAAGACTGTGATTAATCTCATAGAAATCGAATCTCAAAAGCTTAATTATCCTGATATCTATCTCTGTGGGGAATCTTTTGGCGGTTGTTTAGCTTTATTAGTAGGTGTCACTATCCCTAATCTCCTTAAACGATTGATTCTGGTTAATTCTGCTTCTAGTTTCCCTAAATGTCCTTGGTTGAGTTGGGGAATCCCTCTAACTCCTTTGATTCCTTCTTTTGTCTCTGCTTATTCTAATTTGGCTTTTCTACCTTGGTTAGCTTCTGTAGATAGAATTGCTCATAGCGATCGCCAAGCTTTGTTAGCCGCGATCCAAAGTATTCCTGGAGATATCGTCAGTTGGCGTTTATCTCTGTTACGTGATTTTGCTCTTTTACCCCAACAGTTAAACTCTTGCACTACTTCTGTTTTACTGATTGCTGCTGCTCGCGATCGCCTTTTACCTTCTGTACAAGAATCTTTCTATCTCAAAACCCAATTCCCCAATGCTCAATTACGCATACTTCCCAACAGTGGTCACGCTTGTTTATTGGAACAATCAGTTAACTTAGCCCAATTACTAATGAAGGGGAATAGGGAATAG
- a CDS encoding 1-acyl-sn-glycerol-3-phosphate acyltransferase — translation MFNPSPALPLSALILDSFQVKMFVEHQNRIPQNTTTLVVSNHRSFMDALILMQALQKPLRIACHYYMGQVPILKELVSSLGCFPLAKPNQRGRRFLKQGSQFLENRQWLGIFPEGGQPMVKLSSPRQVGKFEPGFAHLAFTAKVEDLMILPVAIASSQERVQWSFPVQLLQLFDADEPLFIGSHWHPVVMYERVQIIIGRPYWITPGLRSTYQGRDRKVLANHLCDYCRQEIMSLL, via the coding sequence ATGTTCAACCCTAGCCCTGCGCTACCTTTGTCAGCATTAATTTTAGATAGTTTTCAGGTGAAAATGTTTGTTGAGCATCAAAACCGCATACCCCAAAACACTACTACTCTAGTCGTTAGTAATCATCGTAGCTTCATGGATGCTTTAATTTTAATGCAAGCTTTACAAAAGCCTCTACGCATTGCCTGTCACTATTATATGGGTCAAGTCCCCATTCTAAAAGAATTGGTATCTTCTTTGGGTTGTTTTCCTCTGGCTAAACCTAATCAACGCGGTAGAAGGTTTTTAAAACAGGGTAGTCAATTCTTAGAAAATCGTCAATGGTTGGGGATTTTTCCCGAAGGTGGTCAACCTATGGTTAAATTAAGTTCTCCTCGTCAGGTAGGAAAGTTTGAACCAGGTTTCGCTCATTTGGCTTTTACCGCGAAGGTTGAGGATTTAATGATTTTACCAGTGGCGATCGCTTCTAGTCAAGAAAGGGTTCAATGGTCTTTTCCTGTACAACTTCTGCAGCTATTTGATGCTGATGAACCTCTCTTTATCGGTTCTCATTGGCATCCTGTGGTGATGTATGAACGTGTTCAGATTATCATTGGTCGTCCCTATTGGATTACTCCAGGATTGCGCTCTACCTATCAAGGACGCGATCGCAAGGTTTTAGCTAATCATCTCTGTGATTATTGTCGTCAAGAAATTATGAGTCTGTTGTAA